A section of the Streptomyces sp. Je 1-369 genome encodes:
- a CDS encoding alpha/beta fold hydrolase, with translation MPDRADDTTATATVTATSAAPAYTAGLLNAADGVPVATYTWLPADGRPRAYVQIAHGAAEHALRYDRFARHLTEHGYGVVASDHRGHGATAQATGGYGVTSETAGPDDADSWRAIVDDLKAIGDQVRTLYPGAPFFLLGHSLGSMLARDYAQEYADGLAGVILSGTFRSLPGAEIEGSIARLEREVADGGRAARSSYVSELFASFNDPYEHRTGFEWLSRDESEVDAYAADERCGFAFSAGLSLDWVRAVRKINDPRNIARIPADLPIHVAVGEQDPCNQRMTLVHELLEDFRYAGAEDLTWKGYPDARHEILNETNRDEVQEDLTAWLDKRVL, from the coding sequence ATGCCCGACCGAGCCGATGACACCACCGCCACCGCCACCGTCACCGCCACCTCCGCCGCCCCCGCCTACACGGCGGGACTGCTCAACGCCGCGGACGGCGTGCCCGTCGCCACGTACACCTGGCTGCCTGCCGACGGCAGGCCCCGTGCGTACGTGCAGATCGCGCACGGAGCCGCCGAACACGCCCTCCGCTACGACCGCTTCGCCCGCCACCTGACCGAGCACGGCTACGGAGTGGTCGCCTCCGACCACCGCGGCCACGGCGCCACCGCGCAGGCCACCGGCGGCTACGGAGTGACCTCCGAGACGGCGGGCCCCGACGACGCCGACAGCTGGCGGGCGATCGTCGACGACTTGAAGGCCATCGGCGACCAGGTGCGCACGCTGTACCCCGGCGCCCCGTTCTTCCTCCTGGGGCACAGCCTCGGCTCGATGCTCGCGCGGGACTACGCCCAGGAGTACGCCGACGGACTGGCCGGAGTGATCCTCTCCGGTACGTTCCGCTCGCTGCCCGGCGCCGAGATCGAGGGTTCCATCGCCCGCCTGGAACGCGAGGTGGCGGACGGCGGCCGCGCCGCGCGGTCGTCGTACGTCTCCGAGCTCTTCGCCTCGTTCAACGACCCGTACGAGCACCGCACCGGCTTCGAGTGGCTCTCGCGGGACGAGTCCGAGGTCGACGCGTATGCCGCCGACGAACGCTGCGGATTCGCCTTCTCCGCGGGCCTCTCGCTGGACTGGGTGCGCGCCGTACGGAAGATCAACGATCCCCGCAACATCGCGCGCATCCCCGCCGATCTGCCGATCCACGTCGCCGTGGGCGAGCAGGACCCCTGCAACCAGCGCATGACCCTCGTGCACGAACTCCTGGAGGACTTCCGCTATGCGGGCGCGGAGGACCTCACCTGGAAGGGCTATCCGGACGCCCGCCACGAGATCCTCAACGAGACCAACCGCGACGAGGTCCAGGAGGACCTGACGGCGTGGCTGGACAAGCGGGTGCTCTGA
- a CDS encoding MmcQ/YjbR family DNA-binding protein, which produces MSKSRSRARVTSDDVRRIALALPETVEKVAWSMPTFRVAGKMFVTVPDDETSFAVRCPKAERDELVLAEPDKFWVAAHEAGSAWVRVRLAALDADELTDILADSWRQAAPPRLLEEHPELGVVA; this is translated from the coding sequence ATGTCGAAGTCCAGATCCCGCGCCCGCGTCACCTCCGATGACGTGCGCCGCATCGCGCTCGCCCTGCCGGAGACGGTGGAGAAGGTCGCGTGGAGCATGCCCACGTTCCGGGTCGCCGGAAAGATGTTCGTGACGGTTCCCGACGACGAGACGTCCTTCGCCGTGCGCTGCCCGAAGGCCGAGCGCGACGAACTGGTCCTCGCCGAGCCGGACAAGTTCTGGGTCGCGGCTCACGAGGCGGGCTCGGCGTGGGTGCGGGTGCGTCTCGCGGCCCTGGACGCCGACGAACTCACGGACATCCTGGCCGACTCCTGGCGCCAGGCCGCGCCGCCCCGACTTCTGGAGGAGCACCCCGAGTTGGGCGTGGTGGCATGA